The Staphylococcus carnosus genome has a segment encoding these proteins:
- the fabD gene encoding ACP S-malonyltransferase, with product MGKTAIIFPGQGAQKVGMAKDLYEVDTQATEILNQAQNAVDFDLLETMFTDEEGKLGETENTQPALLTHSIALLNALNNVEADYTMGHSLGEYSSLVAAEVLSFEDAVKIVRKRGELMAQAFPSGVGSMAAVLGLDYDEVAEICEKLSEEGSIIEPANINSPGQIVVSGHKTAIDRIVEQGKSLGAKRVLPLNVSGPFHSSMMQVIEKDFEDYINQFEWHDAKIPVVQNYHAEAETDAEVIKQNMVKQLYSPVQFIKSTEWLIDQGVDHFIEIGPGKVLSGLIKKINRDIKLTSIQTLEDVKGWNENE from the coding sequence ATGGGTAAGACAGCCATTATTTTTCCAGGACAAGGTGCACAAAAAGTCGGCATGGCAAAAGATTTATATGAAGTTGATACACAAGCAACTGAAATTTTAAATCAAGCACAGAATGCGGTAGATTTTGATTTGCTTGAAACAATGTTTACAGACGAAGAAGGTAAATTAGGCGAAACAGAAAATACACAACCGGCATTGCTGACACATAGTATCGCTTTATTGAATGCTTTGAACAATGTGGAAGCTGATTATACAATGGGTCACAGCTTAGGTGAATATTCAAGTTTAGTTGCTGCAGAAGTACTTTCTTTTGAAGATGCGGTTAAAATCGTTCGCAAAAGAGGCGAATTGATGGCACAAGCATTCCCAAGCGGTGTTGGAAGTATGGCAGCAGTATTAGGTTTAGATTATGATGAAGTCGCAGAAATTTGTGAAAAACTTTCTGAAGAAGGCTCTATCATTGAACCTGCAAATATTAATTCTCCAGGACAAATTGTTGTTTCAGGACATAAGACAGCGATTGATCGTATTGTCGAACAAGGAAAATCATTAGGTGCAAAACGTGTCTTGCCGTTAAATGTATCTGGACCTTTCCACTCATCTATGATGCAAGTGATTGAAAAAGATTTTGAAGATTATATTAATCAATTTGAATGGCATGACGCAAAAATTCCAGTAGTACAAAATTACCACGCTGAAGCGGAAACAGATGCTGAGGTTATTAAACAAAATATGGTGAAACAACTTTACTCACCAGTTCAATTTATCAAATCAACAGAATGGTTAATCGATCAAGGTGTTGACCACTTTATCGAAATCGGACCAGGAAAAGTTTTATCTGGTTTAATCAAGAAAATCAACAGAGATATTAAATTAACTTCGATTCAAACACTCGAAGACGTTAAAGGATGGAATGAAAATGAGTAA
- the plsX gene encoding phosphate acyltransferase PlsX — protein MVTLAIDMMGGDDAPGIVLEAVEKALNDFPDLHIILFGDEKQCNIKHSRLEFRHCTEEIEMTDEPVRAIKRKKDSSMVRAAQAVKDGEASGCVSAGNTGALMSAGLFIVGRIKGVARPALVVTLPTVSGKGFTFLDVGANADAKPEHLLQYAQLGNIYAEKIRGIGAPKVALLNIGTEPKKGNSLTKEAYQLMSEDTSFHFSGNVEAKTLMDDAADVVVTDGFTGNMVLKNLEGTAKSIGKMFKSTLLSSVKNKLAALILKKDLNEVMKKMDYAEYGGSVLLGLDGNVVKAHGGSNARAFYSAIRQAKMAGEEHIVEIMRETVGEHNG, from the coding sequence ATGGTGACATTAGCCATTGACATGATGGGTGGAGATGACGCACCTGGTATCGTATTAGAAGCGGTAGAGAAAGCGTTGAATGACTTCCCTGATTTACATATTATATTATTCGGAGATGAAAAGCAGTGCAATATTAAACATTCACGCTTAGAATTCCGTCATTGTACAGAAGAAATTGAAATGACTGACGAACCTGTTCGTGCTATCAAACGTAAAAAAGACAGTTCTATGGTAAGAGCAGCACAAGCTGTTAAAGATGGAGAAGCATCAGGGTGTGTTTCTGCAGGAAATACGGGTGCTTTAATGTCTGCAGGTCTATTTATCGTAGGTCGTATCAAAGGTGTAGCACGCCCTGCATTAGTAGTTACTTTACCGACCGTTTCAGGAAAAGGATTTACATTCTTGGATGTTGGAGCAAATGCGGATGCTAAACCGGAACATTTATTGCAATATGCACAATTAGGAAATATTTATGCTGAAAAAATCCGAGGTATCGGTGCGCCTAAAGTTGCATTATTGAACATCGGAACTGAACCGAAAAAAGGTAACAGTTTGACTAAAGAAGCATATCAGTTAATGAGCGAAGATACTTCATTCCATTTCTCAGGAAATGTTGAAGCTAAAACATTGATGGATGATGCAGCAGATGTAGTCGTAACTGATGGATTTACTGGTAATATGGTACTGAAAAACTTAGAAGGTACTGCAAAATCAATCGGTAAAATGTTCAAATCTACATTGTTAAGCAGTGTTAAAAATAAATTAGCTGCACTTATCTTGAAAAAAGATTTGAATGAAGTCATGAAGAAAATGGATTATGCTGAGTACGGCGGTTCTGTTTTACTTGGATTAGACGGTAATGTAGTAAAAGCGCACGGCGGTTCAAATGCCAGAGCCTTTTATTCAGCAATTCGCCAAGCTAAAATGGCTGGTGAAGAACATATAGTTGAAATCATGAGAGAAACGGTAGGTGAACATAATGGGTAA
- the fapR gene encoding transcription factor FapR, with the protein MKLKKQARRDAIKEQLQQNPFMTDNELSDMFSVSIQTIRLDRTYLKIPELRKRIKSVAEHNYKHIRAIEGNEIISDLIRVEPNVTAESLIYITEDSVFTRNDIARGHILFAQANSLCVALIQKNMVLTRDSQVSFLRQVKLHDTVHAFAQVTDFGKKYITVAVSSYVKDKCVFKGTFKMYYYSEEES; encoded by the coding sequence ATGAAATTAAAAAAACAAGCAAGACGTGATGCTATCAAGGAACAATTACAACAAAACCCCTTTATGACTGACAATGAATTGAGTGACATGTTTTCAGTAAGTATCCAAACAATTCGATTAGATCGAACTTACTTGAAAATCCCAGAATTAAGAAAACGTATTAAATCTGTAGCAGAACATAATTACAAACATATCCGTGCAATTGAAGGTAATGAAATTATCAGTGACTTGATTCGGGTAGAACCGAATGTAACTGCTGAATCATTGATTTATATCACAGAAGACTCAGTATTTACACGAAATGATATTGCCCGCGGCCATATTTTGTTTGCACAAGCTAACTCTTTGTGTGTAGCTTTGATTCAAAAGAATATGGTGCTGACACGCGATAGCCAAGTGAGCTTTTTGAGACAAGTCAAATTGCATGATACTGTGCATGCTTTTGCACAAGTGACAGATTTCGGCAAAAAGTATATTACTGTGGCGGTATCGTCCTATGTGAAAGATAAATGCGTATTTAAAGGTACATTCAAAATGTATTATTATAGCGAGGAGGAATCATGA
- the recG gene encoding ATP-dependent DNA helicase RecG, translated as MSKVNLIDQPYALEQIKGLGPKRIAVLNELNIYNVEDLVLYLPVRYEDNSIVDLNEAEDQSTVTVTGEVYSTPTVAFFGRNRSKVTVHLMINNIAVKAVFFNQPYLKKKINLHDHVTVKGKWNRAKQEINGMRMFTTGSEDLQNADGEQLDPVYRIKEGIKQKTMRDIIRKVLDDIEIREWLSDDLREKYKLESLATTIRALHYADNKKELLKARRTYAFTELFLFELRMQWLNRLEKASDEAIEINYDLAEVKKFIDDLPFELTDAQKHSVNEIFRDLKAPLRMHRLLQGDVGSGKTVVAALCMFALKTAGYQSALMVPTEILAEQHAESLTELFGDRMNVALLTGSVKGKKRKLLLEQLENGTIDCLIGTHALIQDDVSFQNVGLVITDEQHRFGVNQRQALREKGAMTNVLFMTATPIPRTLAISVFGEMDVSSIKQLPKGRKPIKTMWAKHEQYDTVLNQMTSELEKGRQAYVICPLIESSEHLEDVQNVVALYESLEEHYGAGRVGLLHGKMPADEKDDVMQRFNRHEIDILVSTTVVEVGVNVPNATFMIIYDADRFGLSTLHQLRGRVGRSDHQSYCVLIASPKTETGIERMNIMTQTTDGFELSERDLEMRGPGDFFGVKQSGLPDFLVANIVEDYRMLEVARDEAGELIQSGKFFTDEYEVLRNFVEENLLHTSFD; from the coding sequence ATGTCTAAAGTAAATCTCATTGATCAACCCTATGCGTTAGAACAGATTAAAGGGCTAGGACCTAAACGCATTGCAGTGTTAAATGAATTAAATATATATAATGTAGAAGATTTAGTACTCTATCTGCCAGTTCGCTATGAGGATAATAGTATCGTAGACTTGAATGAAGCAGAAGATCAATCCACCGTGACAGTGACCGGCGAAGTTTATTCTACGCCCACTGTCGCTTTTTTTGGTAGAAACCGTTCTAAAGTAACAGTGCATCTTATGATTAACAATATTGCGGTTAAAGCCGTCTTTTTCAATCAACCTTATCTTAAAAAGAAAATTAATTTACATGATCATGTAACAGTAAAAGGTAAATGGAACCGTGCAAAGCAAGAAATAAACGGCATGCGTATGTTTACAACGGGTTCAGAAGATCTACAAAATGCTGATGGAGAACAATTAGACCCGGTATACCGTATCAAAGAAGGCATTAAACAAAAGACGATGCGAGATATTATCCGTAAAGTATTGGATGATATTGAAATTCGAGAATGGCTATCTGATGATTTACGTGAAAAATATAAACTAGAATCACTGGCTACTACAATTCGTGCATTGCATTATGCAGATAACAAAAAAGAATTACTAAAAGCACGCAGAACTTATGCATTTACAGAACTTTTCTTATTTGAATTGCGAATGCAATGGTTGAATAGATTAGAAAAAGCTAGTGATGAAGCTATAGAGATTAACTATGACCTGGCAGAAGTTAAAAAGTTTATTGATGACCTTCCTTTTGAACTGACTGATGCCCAAAAGCATAGTGTAAACGAAATCTTCAGGGACTTAAAAGCACCTCTTCGTATGCATCGACTATTACAAGGTGATGTAGGCTCAGGAAAAACAGTTGTCGCAGCTCTTTGTATGTTTGCATTGAAAACAGCAGGCTATCAATCTGCATTGATGGTACCGACAGAAATATTAGCCGAACAACATGCAGAAAGTTTAACAGAACTTTTCGGAGATAGAATGAATGTAGCGTTACTGACAGGCTCAGTTAAAGGTAAAAAACGCAAGTTGTTATTAGAACAACTGGAAAATGGTACGATTGATTGTCTGATTGGTACACATGCTTTAATTCAAGATGATGTTTCATTCCAAAATGTTGGCCTGGTTATTACAGATGAGCAGCACCGCTTCGGTGTTAACCAAAGACAAGCCTTGCGTGAAAAAGGTGCGATGACAAATGTGTTGTTTATGACAGCAACCCCGATTCCAAGAACATTAGCAATTTCGGTATTTGGAGAAATGGATGTTTCTTCTATTAAACAACTGCCAAAAGGACGGAAACCGATTAAAACGATGTGGGCGAAACATGAACAATATGATACTGTATTGAATCAAATGACTTCAGAGTTAGAAAAAGGCCGCCAAGCATATGTTATTTGTCCTTTAATTGAGAGCTCTGAACATCTGGAAGACGTTCAAAATGTTGTTGCACTATATGAATCGCTAGAAGAACACTACGGAGCAGGACGTGTCGGTTTATTGCATGGTAAAATGCCTGCAGATGAAAAAGATGACGTCATGCAGCGTTTCAATCGACATGAGATTGATATTTTAGTGTCTACGACAGTCGTTGAAGTAGGTGTGAATGTTCCGAATGCAACATTCATGATTATTTATGATGCCGATCGTTTCGGCTTGTCTACACTGCACCAACTGCGTGGTCGTGTCGGTCGTAGTGATCATCAAAGTTATTGTGTGCTTATTGCTTCACCTAAAACAGAAACTGGCATAGAGCGTATGAACATTATGACACAGACAACAGACGGGTTTGAATTGAGTGAGCGAGACTTAGAAATGCGCGGTCCAGGCGATTTCTTCGGTGTAAAACAAAGCGGTCTTCCTGATTTCTTAGTAGCGAATATTGTTGAAGATTATCGTATGTTAGAAGTGGCGAGAGATGAAGCGGGTGAACTTATTCAATCCGGTAAATTTTTTACAGATGAGTATGAAGTATTGCGCAACTTCGTTGAAGAAAACTTATTGCATACAAGTTTTGATTAA
- the sdaAA gene encoding L-serine ammonia-lyase, iron-sulfur-dependent, subunit alpha translates to MFKSVEELVRKCELEHKAIHEIMLEQEMEVTGMSAEDVYAGMSHHFQTMEDALDKGLNGVTSATGLTGGDAVLIRKYLESGQALSGPILLDAVSKAVATNEVNAAMGKICATPTAGSAGVVPGVLFAIRQRFNPTKIEMLNFLLTAGAFGFVIANNASISGAAGGCQAEVGSAAAMAAAATVEMAGGTPQQSAEAFAICMKNMLGLVCDPVAGLVEVPCVKRNAAGASNAIVSADMALAGVASRIPTDEVIDAMYRIGKTMPSALRETGRGGLAGTPTGQRLKQKIFGD, encoded by the coding sequence ATGTTTAAATCAGTAGAAGAACTTGTACGAAAATGCGAACTTGAACATAAAGCGATACATGAAATTATGTTAGAACAAGAAATGGAAGTAACAGGCATGTCAGCAGAAGATGTTTATGCTGGAATGAGCCACCATTTTCAAACTATGGAAGATGCATTAGATAAAGGATTGAACGGCGTGACTTCAGCTACAGGTTTGACAGGAGGAGATGCTGTATTAATCCGTAAATATCTAGAAAGCGGACAAGCCTTGTCAGGACCAATACTATTAGATGCAGTAAGTAAAGCAGTGGCGACCAATGAAGTCAATGCAGCGATGGGGAAAATTTGTGCAACTCCTACTGCAGGTTCAGCAGGGGTTGTACCGGGAGTCCTTTTTGCAATTAGACAACGTTTCAATCCGACAAAAATAGAAATGCTGAACTTTCTTTTGACAGCCGGAGCCTTCGGATTTGTGATAGCAAATAATGCATCTATTTCAGGTGCAGCAGGGGGATGTCAAGCAGAAGTAGGGTCAGCTGCAGCTATGGCAGCAGCTGCAACAGTCGAAATGGCTGGCGGTACACCGCAGCAGTCAGCTGAAGCTTTTGCAATTTGTATGAAAAATATGCTAGGTTTAGTATGTGACCCAGTAGCGGGACTGGTAGAAGTGCCTTGCGTAAAGCGTAATGCAGCAGGTGCTTCAAATGCAATTGTGTCAGCAGATATGGCACTTGCAGGTGTAGCTTCGCGTATTCCTACAGACGAAGTAATAGATGCGATGTATCGAATCGGAAAAACGATGCCTTCAGCACTTCGAGAAACGGGACGCGGAGGCTTAGCTGGCACACCAACCGGCCAACGCTTAAAACAAAAAATATTTGGTGATTAA
- the sdaAB gene encoding L-serine ammonia-lyase, iron-sulfur-dependent subunit beta, giving the protein MKFKSVFEIIGPTMVGPSSSHTAGAVRIGLVARALFGELPEQVDIYLYGSFMETYRGHGTDVALVGGLLGYDADDNRIITSLKTAENKGMKIDFIEMSEEKPNPNTAVLYLQTKQKSLSIEGVSIGGGKIEITAINDFPISVSGDYPALLVFHQDTFGTIARVTNILLNESINVGAMQVNRKEKGDSALMMCELDEKPPITILEEMRQIDGVTDVYLMEDA; this is encoded by the coding sequence ATGAAATTTAAAAGTGTGTTCGAAATTATTGGTCCTACAATGGTCGGTCCTTCTTCTTCGCATACAGCAGGTGCTGTGAGAATTGGTCTTGTAGCGAGAGCATTGTTTGGAGAACTTCCAGAACAAGTTGATATTTATTTATACGGTTCTTTTATGGAAACGTATCGTGGACATGGTACTGATGTAGCGTTAGTTGGTGGATTACTGGGTTATGATGCAGACGATAATCGTATTATAACGAGCTTAAAAACTGCTGAAAATAAAGGGATGAAGATAGATTTTATAGAAATGTCTGAGGAAAAACCTAATCCAAATACTGCTGTTTTATATTTACAAACAAAACAAAAATCACTTTCGATAGAAGGTGTTTCAATTGGTGGCGGTAAGATTGAGATTACTGCAATTAATGATTTTCCGATTAGTGTAAGCGGAGACTATCCTGCTTTACTTGTCTTCCATCAAGATACCTTTGGAACTATCGCAAGAGTTACAAATATTCTTTTGAATGAAAGTATTAATGTAGGTGCAATGCAGGTAAATCGTAAGGAAAAAGGGGATTCGGCACTGATGATGTGTGAATTGGATGAAAAGCCTCCGATTACAATTTTAGAAGAAATGCGACAAATTGATGGTGTGACAGACGTTTACTTGATGGAAGATGCATAA
- the fakA gene encoding fatty acid kinase catalytic subunit FakA, with protein sequence MISRIDGKLFADMVVQGAQNLSNNAEIVNSLNVYPVPDGDTGTNMNLTMTSGREEVEQNASKNIGALGKTFSKGLLMGARGNSGVILSQIFRGFCKNIEDAETIDAKTFAESFEAGVDTAYKAVMKPVEGTILTVARESAAAGIESAKNTEDCLEVLSAIIEKGEIALENTPNQLPVLKEVGVVDSGGKGLLCVYEGFLKAMKGEKVETTAPKLDTESFVNDDHDFHGVINTEDIVYGYCTEMMVRFGKDKKPFDEKEFREDMAQFGDSLLVINDDEIVKVHVHSEHPGDVFNYGQQYGELIKLKVENMREQHRNVVNKEKANEGKAEPVETAIIAISMGDGISEIFKSMGATSIINGGQTMNPSTNDIVKAIEESGVKKAIILPNNKNIQMASDQAAEIVEAETVVIPTKWIPQGIGALFQYLPDASLEDNKNTMTEAIEDVQSGAITNAVRNTTIDGIDIKEGEFMGLKEGKIVVSNPTQLEASKVLLSKMVQDDSEIVTILTGEDAESETTEALTEWLEAEYPDVEIDEQVGSQPIYPYLFSVE encoded by the coding sequence ATGATCAGCAGAATAGATGGTAAATTATTTGCCGACATGGTAGTACAAGGGGCACAAAATTTATCTAATAATGCAGAAATCGTGAATTCATTAAATGTCTATCCTGTTCCAGATGGCGACACAGGGACGAACATGAATTTAACAATGACTTCAGGGAGAGAAGAGGTCGAACAAAATGCATCTAAAAATATCGGCGCTTTAGGGAAAACTTTTTCTAAAGGCCTATTAATGGGTGCACGCGGTAATTCAGGCGTTATCTTATCACAAATCTTCAGAGGATTTTGTAAAAATATCGAAGACGCTGAAACAATCGATGCTAAAACTTTTGCAGAAAGTTTTGAAGCGGGTGTAGATACAGCGTATAAAGCAGTCATGAAACCAGTAGAAGGGACAATTCTGACTGTTGCACGTGAATCAGCTGCTGCTGGTATCGAAAGCGCAAAAAATACTGAAGATTGCTTAGAAGTATTATCAGCAATTATTGAAAAAGGTGAAATCGCACTTGAAAATACACCTAATCAACTTCCAGTATTGAAAGAAGTAGGCGTGGTTGATAGCGGCGGTAAAGGTTTATTATGTGTCTATGAAGGCTTCTTGAAAGCTATGAAAGGTGAAAAAGTTGAAACAACAGCACCTAAATTAGATACAGAATCATTTGTAAATGACGATCATGATTTTCATGGTGTCATTAACACTGAAGATATCGTTTACGGCTATTGCACAGAAATGATGGTGCGCTTTGGTAAAGATAAGAAACCTTTCGATGAAAAAGAATTCCGCGAAGATATGGCGCAATTCGGTGATTCTCTATTAGTTATTAATGACGATGAGATTGTAAAAGTGCATGTACACTCTGAACATCCTGGCGATGTATTCAATTATGGTCAACAGTATGGTGAATTAATCAAACTTAAAGTTGAAAATATGCGAGAACAGCATCGTAATGTTGTTAATAAAGAGAAAGCAAACGAAGGAAAAGCTGAACCAGTTGAAACAGCAATTATTGCAATTTCAATGGGTGACGGTATTTCTGAAATCTTCAAATCAATGGGTGCCACTTCTATTATTAACGGCGGCCAAACAATGAATCCATCTACGAATGATATTGTGAAAGCAATTGAAGAATCTGGAGTTAAAAAAGCAATTATCTTGCCGAATAACAAAAATATTCAAATGGCGAGTGATCAAGCAGCTGAAATTGTTGAGGCTGAAACTGTAGTAATTCCAACAAAATGGATTCCTCAAGGTATCGGTGCATTGTTCCAATATCTTCCTGATGCTTCATTAGAAGATAATAAAAACACAATGACAGAAGCAATTGAGGATGTACAATCAGGTGCAATTACAAATGCAGTACGTAATACAACAATTGATGGCATTGATATAAAAGAAGGCGAATTTATGGGGCTTAAAGAAGGCAAGATTGTAGTAAGCAATCCGACTCAATTAGAAGCTTCTAAAGTATTGCTTTCAAAAATGGTTCAAGACGATAGTGAAATTGTTACAATTTTAACAGGTGAGGATGCAGAATCTGAAACTACTGAAGCATTGACAGAATGGTTGGAAGCTGAATATCCTGATGTTGAAATAGATGAACAAGTAGGTTCTCAACCTATTTATCCGTATTTATTCTCAGTTGAGTAA
- a CDS encoding Asp23/Gls24 family envelope stress response protein: MTLEINNEYGNIDVSNEVIASVVGGKAVECYGIVGMASRHQVRDGIAEILGQENYARGIVVRSNESAIDVDMYIIVSYGTKISEVANNVQSTVKYTLEKTLNLKVNSINIYVQGVRINNHGKKH, encoded by the coding sequence ATGACATTAGAAATTAACAATGAATACGGCAATATTGATGTTTCGAATGAAGTGATTGCTTCAGTAGTAGGCGGTAAAGCCGTAGAATGTTATGGTATTGTCGGAATGGCATCTAGACATCAAGTCAGAGACGGCATTGCTGAAATTTTAGGCCAAGAGAATTATGCACGCGGAATCGTTGTGCGTTCTAATGAATCAGCAATCGATGTTGATATGTATATTATTGTAAGTTATGGAACTAAAATTTCTGAAGTTGCTAATAATGTGCAATCAACAGTTAAATATACTTTGGAAAAAACTTTGAATTTAAAAGTGAATTCTATAAATATCTATGTACAAGGTGTACGAATTAATAATCATGGCAAGAAACATTAG
- the rpmB gene encoding 50S ribosomal protein L28, whose product MGKQCYVTGRKASTGNRRSHALNSTKRRWNANLQKVRILVDGKPKKVWVSARALKSGKVTRV is encoded by the coding sequence ATGGGTAAACAATGTTACGTAACTGGTCGTAAAGCATCGACTGGTAATCGTCGTTCACACGCTTTAAACTCTACGAAACGTAGATGGAATGCTAACCTTCAAAAAGTTAGAATCCTAGTAGACGGAAAACCTAAAAAAGTTTGGGTTTCTGCACGTGCTTTAAAATCTGGTAAAGTTACTAGAGTTTAA
- a CDS encoding thiamine diphosphokinase, with protein sequence MKINLLCGNRNLPSDLFKNKADETWGGIDRGALILVQQEIQPVFSLGDFDSVNEQERAELKTKLDIHPVKAEKADTDLGLGVAEAVSRGFDEINIYGATGGRLDHFLGALQLLQIPDYLKRGIKVSLIDDQNEITYLEQGIYRVEKWEAFPYISFIPAREKTIISLRGFKYPLDQESLQQGSTLTISNEVEEPVAEIEIEAGALICIRSHDNR encoded by the coding sequence ATGAAAATCAATTTATTATGCGGCAACCGCAATCTTCCTTCAGATTTATTTAAAAATAAAGCCGACGAAACATGGGGCGGTATTGATCGCGGAGCCTTAATATTAGTGCAGCAAGAGATTCAACCTGTTTTTTCACTGGGAGATTTTGATTCTGTTAATGAACAAGAACGTGCAGAATTAAAAACAAAGTTGGATATTCATCCGGTCAAAGCTGAAAAAGCAGATACAGACCTTGGATTAGGTGTTGCTGAAGCAGTGTCTCGCGGGTTTGATGAAATCAATATTTATGGCGCTACGGGCGGCAGATTGGATCACTTTTTAGGTGCACTGCAGCTTTTGCAAATACCTGATTATTTGAAAAGAGGCATTAAGGTTTCACTTATAGATGACCAAAATGAAATTACTTATTTAGAACAAGGCATCTATCGTGTTGAAAAATGGGAGGCCTTTCCATATATTTCTTTTATACCTGCAAGAGAAAAAACAATTATTTCACTTCGTGGTTTTAAATATCCGCTAGATCAAGAATCTTTGCAGCAAGGATCTACATTGACTATCTCTAATGAGGTTGAAGAACCTGTAGCAGAGATTGAAATAGAGGCCGGTGCGTTGATTTGTATTCGAAGCCATGATAATCGATAA
- the rpe gene encoding ribulose-phosphate 3-epimerase: MVKIYPSLLSADFLNLKAELEALEQAGVDGVHFDVMDGQFVPNISIGLPILEAVNAGTDLTIDVHLMIEDPENFIPEFAAKGADMISVHAEATPHIHRAIQLIHAHGAKAGVVINPGTPVAMIEPILHDVDYVLIMTVNPGFGGQAFISQNIDKVSALHAYKEKHDLDFDIEVDGGINEVTAEQCVNAGATMLVTGSYFFKQTDYGKVVSALKAQDN, translated from the coding sequence ATGGTTAAAATATACCCATCGCTGTTATCAGCTGACTTTTTAAACTTGAAAGCAGAATTAGAAGCATTAGAGCAAGCCGGAGTAGACGGTGTTCATTTTGATGTAATGGATGGTCAATTTGTGCCAAATATTTCAATCGGATTGCCGATATTGGAAGCAGTTAATGCGGGTACTGATTTAACAATAGATGTACACTTAATGATTGAGGACCCTGAAAATTTCATTCCGGAATTTGCGGCTAAAGGTGCAGATATGATTTCAGTGCATGCAGAAGCGACACCGCACATTCATCGTGCAATTCAACTCATTCATGCTCATGGTGCTAAAGCAGGTGTAGTTATTAATCCGGGAACGCCTGTTGCTATGATTGAACCGATTTTACATGATGTTGATTATGTATTGATTATGACGGTTAATCCTGGATTCGGAGGACAAGCATTTATTTCGCAAAATATTGATAAAGTCAGTGCACTGCATGCTTATAAAGAAAAACATGATTTAGATTTTGATATTGAAGTAGATGGCGGAATTAATGAAGTAACAGCTGAGCAATGTGTGAATGCAGGAGCAACGATGCTTGTTACGGGTTCTTACTTCTTTAAACAAACTGATTACGGCAAAGTCGTAAGCGCATTAAAAGCACAAGATAATTAA
- the rsgA gene encoding ribosome small subunit-dependent GTPase A, whose amino-acid sequence MRTGRIIKSLSGVYRVDSDGEMFDTKPRGLFRKKKFSPIVGDIVDFEIENVTEGYIQHVHERQNELKRPPVSNIDHLVIVMSAVEPDFSTQLVDRFLVIAHSYGLNPRIVVTKKDMASDSQIERIEKDLDVYRAIGYPVQFVGKNDNIETIFDEWGSGLAVLSGQSGVGKSTLLNAYRPDLAIETNQISKSLNRGKHTTRHVELFERKGGFVADTPGFSALDFDHIHKDEVKDYFLEIQEYGQGCKFRNCNHIKEPQCNVKAQVEAGNIAQFRYDHYVQLFEEIANRKERY is encoded by the coding sequence GTGAGAACAGGACGTATAATCAAGTCGTTAAGCGGTGTTTATCGTGTTGATTCAGATGGAGAGATGTTTGATACGAAACCGCGCGGCTTATTCCGCAAGAAGAAATTTTCTCCAATTGTAGGAGATATTGTTGATTTTGAAATTGAAAATGTTACAGAAGGTTATATTCAACACGTGCATGAAAGACAAAATGAATTAAAGCGCCCGCCAGTCAGTAATATAGATCATTTAGTGATCGTCATGAGTGCTGTTGAACCAGATTTTTCTACACAATTGGTAGATCGCTTTTTAGTCATTGCACATTCATATGGTTTAAATCCGCGTATTGTTGTGACTAAAAAGGATATGGCTTCTGATTCTCAAATTGAACGTATAGAAAAAGATTTGGATGTCTATCGTGCGATTGGATATCCAGTACAATTTGTTGGGAAAAATGATAATATTGAAACCATCTTTGATGAATGGGGAAGCGGATTGGCAGTTTTAAGCGGACAATCCGGAGTGGGTAAATCTACGTTGCTTAATGCATATCGTCCTGATTTAGCAATAGAAACGAATCAAATTTCAAAATCACTTAATCGCGGGAAGCATACAACACGTCATGTAGAGTTATTTGAACGTAAAGGTGGATTTGTTGCGGATACACCTGGTTTTAGTGCCCTTGATTTTGATCATATCCATAAAGATGAAGTAAAAGATTATTTTTTAGAAATTCAAGAATACGGACAAGGATGCAAATTTCGTAACTGCAATCATATCAAAGAACCGCAATGTAATGTAAAAGCACAAGTTGAGGCAGGTAACATTGCGCAATTTCGTTATGATCACTATGTGCAGCTTTTTGAAGAAATTGCAAATCGAAAGGAAAGATATTAA